The Megachile rotundata isolate GNS110a chromosome 4, iyMegRotu1, whole genome shotgun sequence region AATGGGTAAAGCTCCAGCAACTTATGCACTAGAAGGATCTGTAGCTGTAGCTGGAGCAGCATTATCATGGTTACGCGATAACATGCAGCTGTTTAACAACATTGCACAGTCCCAAGAAATGGCAGAACATGTAAAATGTACTGGAGATGTATACTTTGTACCTGCATTCTCTGGTTTATATGCCCCATATTGGGAACAAGATGCTAGGGGGTAAATAACTTTTTATAGCAAGATTCATAAGTGATGCACAAATCATATGTGGTGTATATTTTTCAGAATAATTTGTGGTATTACTGAAGATACACAACAGTACCATATCGTTCGAGCAACTTTAGAAGCTGTTTGCTTTCAAACAAGAGATATTTTAGAAGCAATGGTTAAAGATTCAGGGACGAAACTAACGACATTACAAGTCGATGGTGGAATGACAGTAAATAATTTACTTATGCAGTTACAAGCTGATTTAACTGGAATAAGCGTGGGTATGTACACTTTACATATATATGAATACCGAATTTTCgataataaatttctattaaaatttaatgtatGTTAACATTGTTTTAATGATTCGAATAGTACGACCTAATATGGTAGAATCAACAGCATTAGGGGCTGCTATATTAGCTGGTGTTGGAGCAGGAATCATAGACATTAATGATGTAGATGCATCCCAAGTCACAAAATTTTCACCTGCTATTGGAGAAGatggtaaaatttttataagcACTATTGTATAAGcagcaaatttacaaatatttattcacgTTTTAGAGAGAGACTTGAGGTACTCAAAATGGAAGATGGCTGTGGAAAGATCTATGAATTGGGATTGTTCTTCcacttttaaataataatcaaaTGAGTTGAAAAGTAAGTATGCACAGCAGT contains the following coding sequences:
- the Gk1 gene encoding glycerol kinase 1 isoform X2; protein product: MWDRNTGEPLHNAIVWLDMRTTTTLEDILDSVPNKTRNKNYLKPLCGLPMSPYFSALKIRWLIDNVPRIKHAVDEKKCVFGTIDTWLIWNLTKGQLHITDVSNASRTMLMNIESLKWDPLLCRFFGIPQHILPEIRSSAEMYGTVSNPSVLAGVPIAGCVGDQQGALLGQLCLKPGQAKATYGTGCFLLYNTGSVKIDSNQGLITTIAYKMGKAPATYALEGSVAVAGAALSWLRDNMQLFNNIAQSQEMAEHVKCTGDVYFVPAFSGLYAPYWEQDARGIICGITEDTQQYHIVRATLEAVCFQTRDILEAMVKDSGTKLTTLQVDGGMTVNNLLMQLQADLTGISVVRPNMVESTALGAAILAGVGAGIIDINDVDASQVTKFSPAIGEDERDLRYSKWKMAVERSMNWDCSSTFK